The window GTGGGTCTCTTCATCACAGATAAGAATATTACATAGAGCGTCAGCACATATTCCACGTGGTAAAAAGTTTAACCCCGATAGACGCCCTCTATAGGAAAAACGATGTCTTCCCCCATGTCCAGTCCCCACTACAGCACCCGGCAATCCAATGTCAGATActacgacatccccattgttatTCTGTATAATACAACCAGGTTTTTTAAACCATCCCGGCgtgataatttttgttaatGTACCGGTACGGTCGTACAAGGTAACCTTTCCTGTCATGGTATACTTGTTGTGCATCCCGACCAATAAAGTTTCAGTGGATGCAGACCAATTGACACACTCTGGTCTCCAACTTAGGTTAATGTCTGTTTTGTTAATAACTATGGTAGTTGCGTTCATTTCGTATGACCATTTCATGATATTAAAATCCTTATCTATGAAAAATATATCTCTTTTACAACCCGCTGTGTGAAATCCAAgtaaaaaatcattcttttcattttttagtttATGTATAGTTTCCCCGGCTGAATGTATCAAAACCAGATTGTTGTAATAATCACTGACACAGGTTTTGTCGGATGAAACACAGGAAATATGTTTACAGACATCCGCATCTGTGATTTTGAAAGTATGATTTAGCAGAGCATCCTTTTGTAGGCATCTTTTCCCTCCCTCTTTGAATTGAAATTCAACCAGTGTATCCGTCAAAGCCTTCTTGCAAGGTGACTTCGACATGAGGAGCAGCGAGTGCTGTCTAAGATGATGAATGgtctttaatttgttaaatCGGTTTTTGTTCCTGGACAATAAAAATTGTACTGGTGTCATTGCTGACTGTTCATATAATTGTTCATAGCTTTGTATGATGTGAAGAAGTTTATTCATTCTTATGTTTTGATtaaaacatctgtgtttgaTTATAATGTCACAAAGATTTGATTCAACTAGATTCTTTAGTTTTTCAGATTTCTTTATTGTGTCTGATTGAAAGAGggaaaataatgttttacaatttttgatatcagaTTTAGTTTCTGCAAGGAGAGCGCGTCTGTGAAAGATAACTTCCGTTTTAATAATATTCATGGTTTTTCTAATTTGATTGCATGGTTTGCAGCATTCTCCAATtacattgttatgatgtgtATAGCAGATTTCTTGGTGTTTTGGAATACAGTTCAAACACGATTCACAAAAGTACTCCGTATTTTCTTGGCACTTTGAACATTGACGTACAGTGTAAGGGTTGTTGAAATCTCCCATAATGGTCAATGTCTTATAATCAAAACCTAGCCgaataaaaaagacattttttttttagatatttcaacattaagtaaaaaaatgaaaataataaaaacaagaggcccaggggccacatcgctcacctgagcaacaattgccttaattctgatcaaattagcattacagtatcaacatATCTTGACagctaagtacagtagatcttgctaaaaaaattgaaaatctgccaatttttatccacctctttcttttggtaaataccaagccccttttgttgttgtacctgaaagatgatttttatctattcctatatacccccccccccattttgttgccccacttttctctgggtatcatggtttcatcacacttatatctgcataacctgtgctttcacactaagtactgagttttggaccgaaaaactttcccagaatatttttaaagattttctctatatattcctatgtaaaaattcaaaccgccatcacggccccgccctaccactagggactgtgattttgaaattacactacccgaggatgcctctacacaagttaaagcttttctggccaaatggtctttaaaaagaacatttttaaagattttctctatatattcctatgtaaaaattcatcccccactgtggcctcaccataccactggacgattattttaacaaacttgaatctatacgatttggaaatgcttccactcaaatttgagctttcctggcctaatagttttgagaagttttttttttagagattttctctatgtatataaatgtatcccccattgtggccccgccctacccccagggaccatgatttgaacaaacttgaatctacattatctgaggatggttacccgccaatttgagctttcttggttaaatagtttttgagaaaaagattttaaaagattttctctatatattcctatgtaaaatttgatccccccattgtggcccaactctacccccagggactatgatttgaacaaacttgaatctacactacctgaggatgcttccatttgaatttgatcttttctggcc is drawn from Crassostrea angulata isolate pt1a10 chromosome 5, ASM2561291v2, whole genome shotgun sequence and contains these coding sequences:
- the LOC128182877 gene encoding uncharacterized protein LOC128182877 — its product is MGDFNNPYTVRQCSKCQENTEYFCESCLNCIPKHQEICYTHHNNVIGECCKPCNQIRKTMNIIKTEVIFHRRALLAETKSDIKNCKTLFSLFQSDTIKKSEKLKNLVESNLCDIIIKHRCFNQNIRMNKLLHIIQSYEQLYEQSAMTPVQFLLSRNKNRFNKLKTIHHLRQHSLLLMSKSPCKKALTDTLVEFQFKEGGKRCLQKDALLNHTFKITDADVCKHISCVSSDKTCVSDYYNNLVLIHSAGETIHKLKNEKNDFLLGFHTAGCKRDIFFIDKDFNIMKWSYEMNATTIVINKTDINLSWRPECVNWSASTETLLVGMHNKYTMTGKVTLYDRTGTLTKIITPGWFKKPGCIIQNNNGDVVVSDIGLPGAVVGTGHGGRHRFSYRGRLSGLNFLPRGICADALCNILICDEETHTVQMIDMNGQFLLHLLKRPSGILAPYSLTYNMHTRLLWVGSMNNNRVCVYRFITNLDDLTEKGTPQKKEQRRTNHEKYVSTFELHLSFKLKDIRNCHHISYVTSKSVWVSNNKSNLILTNVYGEAEKNLKDVYSGYYIGYGLHTVNREKELFYIDKNHNIWKEPLAQNTTSFVFIKNTDPEWRPQCVHCSLITGDLLVGMYHVHTSTGDVTRYNNSGQRILTAQHDNTGLEIYRYPNYVIENNNGDVVVSDLNAVVVTDRGGKYLFTYTGHPPGSGLKPRGICTDTNSHILVCDRRTSSIEIIDKEGQFLTHLLEDRVNIPHSLCYDVNNHNLWVGYENTNEMCVYRYNLQKAALDDAHPPRETVRLLYTRVSNMDTDFD